In the genome of Triticum urartu cultivar G1812 chromosome 5, Tu2.1, whole genome shotgun sequence, one region contains:
- the LOC125507307 gene encoding protein FAF-like, chloroplastic has product MAATACAYGYDGGLVPPAPAQAMGPFDDGGHHRPFIHDHYPIIHGLVMPPPPPPPPPPPPSFHLHSGHASSKAAASRHPGLCTEGLGSESSESSGDLDLGDIVADDDIQDCKQDDQELGTLMPARKRVFPPPISVIGAAGKPWQYLRAQRGGGRLVLREVRIPSRELLHACREDGRLKLHFAHPEPEPEPEEENNTI; this is encoded by the coding sequence ATGGCCGCGACGGCATGCGCCTACGGCTACGACGGCGGCCTGGTGCCGCCGGCGCCGGCGCAGGCGATGGGCCCGTTCGACGACGGCGGCCACCACCGTCCCTTCATCCACGACCACTATCCCATCATCCACGGCCTCGTCatgcctccacctcctcctcctcctccgccgccgcctccttcttTCCATCTCCATTCGGGCCACGCCAGCTCCAAGGCGGCAGCGTCTCGCCACCCCGGCCTCTGCACCGAGGGCCTCGGCTCGGAGAGCTCCGAGAGCTCGGGCGACCTCGACCTCGGCGACATCGTGGCCGACGACGACATTCAAGACTGCAAGCAGGACGACCAGGAGCTAGGGACGCTGATGCCGGCGAGGAAAAGGGTGTTCCCGCCGCCGATATCGGTGATCGGCGCGGCCGGGAAGCCGTGGCAGTACCTGAGGGCGCAGCGCGGGGGCGGCCGGCTGGTGCTGCGGGAGGTGAGGATACCGTCGCGGGAGCTGCTCCACGCCTGCCGGGAGGACGGCCGCCTCAAGCTCCACTTTGCACACCCGGAGCCGGAGCCGGAGCCAGAGGAAGAAAACAACACCATCTAG